From the Clarias gariepinus isolate MV-2021 ecotype Netherlands chromosome 3, CGAR_prim_01v2, whole genome shotgun sequence genome, one window contains:
- the LOC128519554 gene encoding cadherin-1-like, which yields MEVIVQVLDQNDNSPVFTQNAFHGSVREAAKIGVEFMTITATDADDPDTDNADVRYSIISQTPPEPKPNMFAINPVSGAIRVNADGLDRAKYPEYNLEIQAADQKGEGRAAKGKAIITVTDNNDESSTKVNWVIPPISLMENDAKGPFPKQVVQIKSIQAKETPMVYSITGEGADLPPVGLFTIARNTGWLSVSRPLDREVKAKYVVVVRAHSPTDPSVKEDPIEVIVQVLDQNDNSPVFTQNPFLGSVPETAKIGVEFMTITATDADDPDTDNADVRYSIISQTPPEPKPNMFAINPVSGAIRVNADGLDRAKYPEYNLEIQAADQKGEGRAAKGKAIITVTDNNDKSSVNWVIPPISLMENDAKGPFPKQVVQIKSIQAKETPMVYSITGEGADLPPVGLFTIARNTGWLSVSRPLDREVKAKYVLVAHAYSPTDPSIKEDPIEVIVQVLDQNDNSPVFTQNPFLGRVSKTEKIGVEFMTITATDADDPDTDNAAVSYSIISQTPPEPKPNMFAINPVSGAIRVNADGLDRAKYPEYNLEIQAADQKGEGRAAKGKAIITVTDNNDESSTKVNWVIPPISLMENDAKGPFPKQVVQIKSIQAKETPMVYSITGEGADLPPVGLFTIARNTGWLSVSRPLDREVKAKYALLVHAYSPTDPSIKEDPIEVIVQVLDQNDNSPVFTQNPFLGRVSKTEKIGVEFMTITATDADDPDTDNADVSYSIISQTPPEPKPNMFAINPVSGAIRVNADGLDRAKYPEYNLEIQAADQAGEGRAAKGKAIITVTDNNDN from the exons ATGGAGGTTATAGTCCAAGTGCTGGACCAGAACGATAACAGTCCTGTGTTTACCCAAAATGCATTCCATGGCAGTGTACGAGAAGCTGCAAAAATAG GAGTTGAGTTCATGACCATCACAGCCACTGATGCAGACGATCCAGACACTGACAATGCTGATGTCAGGTACTCCATCATCAGTCAGACTCCACCAGAGCCAAAACCAAACATGTTTGCCATCAACCCTGTCAGTGGAGCAATTCGAGTGAATGCTGATGGACTGGACAGAGCG AAATATCCTGAATACAATCTGGAGATTCAAGCAGCAGATCAAAAAGGAGAAGGTCGTGCAGCCAAAGGAAAAGCTATCATCACTGTAACAGACAACAATGACGAGTCCTCG acAAAGGTGAATTGGGTGATTCCACCAATCTCATTGATGGAAAATGACGCTAAAGGTCCGTTTCCCAAGCAGGTTGTCCAG ATTAAGTCCATTCAAGCCAAAGAAACACCAATGGTGTACAGCATCACCGGTGAAGGAGCAGACCTGCCTCCAGTGGGACTTTTCACAATAGCAAGAAACACTGGATGGCTCTCTGTGTCAAGGCCTCTAGACAGAGAAGTAAAGGCTAAATATGtg GTGGTTGTCCGTGCTCATTCACCTACTGATCCCAGCGTTAAAGAAGATCCCATAGAGGTTATAGTCCAAGTGCTGGACCAGAATGATAACAGTCCTGTATTCACCCAAAATCCATTCCTTGGCAGTGTACCAGAGACTGCAAAAATAG GAGTTGAGTTCATGACCATCACAGCCACTGATGCAGACGATCCAGACACTGACAATGCTGATGTCAGGTACTCCATCATCAGTCAGACTCCACCAGAGCCAAAACCAAACATGTTTGCCATCAACCCTGTCAGTGGAGCAATTCGAGTGAATGCTGATGGACTGGACAGAGCG AAATATCCTGAATACAATCTGGAGATTCAAGCAGCAGATCAAAAAGGAGAAGGTCGTGCAGCCAAAGGAAAAGCTATCATCACTGTAACAGACAACAACGACAAGTCCTCG GTGAATTGGGTGATTCCACCAATCTCATTGATGGAAAATGACGCTAAAGGTCCGTTTCCTAAGCAGGTTGTCCAG ATTAAGTCCATTCAAGCCAAAGAAACACCAATGGTGTACAGCATCACCGGTGAAGGAGCAGACCTGCCTCCAGTGGGACTTTTCACAATAGCAAGAAACACTGGATGGCTCTCTGTGTCAAGGCCTCTAGACAGAGAAGTAAAGGCTAAATATGTG CTGGTTGCCCATGCTTATTCACCTACTGATCCCAGCATTAAAGAAGATCCCATAGAAGTAATAGTCCAAGTGCTGGATCAGAATGATAACAGTCCTGTCTTCACCCAAAATCCATTCCTTGGAAGGGTatcaaaaactgaaaaaatag GAGTTGAGTTCATGACCATCACAGCCACTGATGCAGACGATCCAGACACTGACAATGCTGCTGTCAGCTACTCCATCATCAGTCAGACTCCACCAGAGCCAAAACCAAACATGTTTGCCATCAACCCTGTCAGTGGAGCAATTCGAGTGAATGCTGATGGACTGGACAGAGCG AAATATCCTGAATACAATCTGGAGATTCAAGCAGCAGATCAAAAAGGAGAAGGTCGTGCAGCCAAAGGAAAAGCTATCATCACTGTAACAGACAACAATGACGAGTCCTCG acAAAGGTGAATTGGGTGATTCCACCAATCTCATTGATGGAAAATGACGCTAAAGGTCCGTTTCCCAAGCAGGTTGTCCAG ATTAAGTCCATTCAAGCCAAAGAAACACCAATGGTGTACAGCATCACCGGTGAAGGAGCAGACCTGCCTCCAGTGGGACTTTTCACAATAGCAAGAAACACTGGATGGCTCTCTGTGTCAAGGCCTCTAGACAGAGAAGTAAAGGCTAAATATGCG CTGCTAGTCCATGCTTATTCACCTACTGATCCCAGCATTAAAGAAGATCCCATAGAAGTAATAGTCCAAGTGCTGGATCAGAATGATAACAGTCCTGTCTTCACCCAAAATCCATTCCTTGGAAGGGTatcaaaaactgaaaaaatag GAGTTGAGTTCATGACCATCACAGCCACTGATGCAGACGATCCAGACACTGACAATGCTGATGTCAGCTACTCCATCATCAGTCAGACTCCACCAGAGCCAAAACCAAACATGTTTGCCATCAACCCTGTCAGTGGAGCAATTCGAGTGAATGCTGATGGACTGGACAGAGCG AAATATCCTGAATACAATCTGGAGATTCAAGCAGCAGATCAAGCAGGAGAAGGTCGTGCAGCCAAAGGAAAAGCTATCATCACTGTAACAGACAACAATGACAACTGA